Proteins co-encoded in one Arachis stenosperma cultivar V10309 chromosome 7, arast.V10309.gnm1.PFL2, whole genome shotgun sequence genomic window:
- the LOC130940795 gene encoding receptor like protein 22-like: protein MGVTCHSVSGHVIGLDLACSGLQGKIHPNNTLFHLTHLQTLNFAFNNFDGSELPSQFGKLVSLTHLNLSYCGFEGDIPSQISHLSKLQSLDLSSFYHGLMWEETTLKRLLQNTSLREIVLDKTDMSSIGPTPNPLSLIANLSSTLVTLSLFYTEIEGFIPNDILCLPNLQHLILSKNKLSVHPSELSCTTSLSILELVWCEIQGPISSPFSNLTHLTSLNLAQNRFNGSFPSSLLNHQRLTHLDLSWNELSGQVPNVFDRLTNLQTLSLSDNNFEGKLPSSLFTLTQLSQLDCSFNQFEGSLPKQVAFSNLTQLFLEGNLLNGTIPSSILSLKFLRGLDLSENQFTGHISSEISSYFLEYLHLCNNKLQGNFPESIYHLVNLTSLCLSSTSWSSTVHFSLFSRLQNLEYLSLSGCNSLLLESETSINHTFFNLRVLQLFSNNIIGWSKFSGKFPQLEFLELSSNKLEGKVPKWIHDIHSLIHLKLSHNSFTSIGHQFPWYQCQYLDLSFNLMDDDISSFFCNVTSPNIINLSHNKFTGTFPQCLANRSSLTDLDLQMNKLHGTLPDIFKPVTPETLNLNGNQFRGLLPKSLSNSMYLVDLDLGNNQFEDTFPNWLQNLSSLEILVLRANKLYGPIANLKSEKIFPSLIIFDISCNNFKGSLPKAYIQNFQAMKIVGDEMQSRLVDYIETGGGGSIVVDNILPEYYNSVIATVKGANTRFAKIPTAFVNIDLSENKFEGEIPDDFGELHGLIGLNLSHNRLVGHIPYSLGNLTNLESLDLSSNMLTGNIPTELTNLNFLEVLNLSQNQLVGPIPRGKQFDTFSNDSYKGNMGLCGLPLSVQCNNNVPLQQYPPSEAEDKFGFGWKPVAIGYACGMVLGIGLGFCVFSIGKPQWLVIMFGGKRIKRRRRGNRRARTT from the coding sequence ATGGGTGTCACGTGTCACTCTGTGTCTGGTCATGTGATCGGCCTTGATCTTGCTTGTAGTGGGCTTCAAGGTAAAATCCATCCTAACAACACCCTTTTTCATCTTACTCATCTCCAAACACTCAACTTTGCTTTCAATAATTTTGATGGTTCTGAATTGCCATCTCAGTTTGGTAAGCTTGTGAGTCTCACACACTTGAATTTATCTTATTGTGGGTTTGAAGGTGATATTCCTTCCCAAATCTCACACCTTTCCAAATTACAATCACttgatctctcttctttttatcatGGTTTAATGTGGgaagaaaccactttgaagagGTTGCTGCAAAACACATCTTTGAGAGAGATTGTATTGGATAAAACAGATATGTCTTCAATTGGTCCAACACCAAACCCTTTGTCTTTGATTGCCAACTTGTCTTCCACTTTGGTTACTCTCAGTCTTTTCTATACTGAAATAGAGGGTTTTATACCAAATGACATACTTTGTTTACCCAATCTTCAACACCTCATTCTATCAAAGAATAAATTGTCAGTCCATCCTTCCGAGTTGAGTTGTACCACTTCTCTTAGTATCTTGGAACTTGTATGGTGTGAAATCCAAGGGCCTATCTCTTCACCATTCTCTAATCTAACACACCTTACTTCTTTAAATTTGGCCCAAAATCGATTCAACGGTTCATTCCCATCATCACTTTTAAACCATCAGCGTCTCACTCACCTCGATCTTTCATGGAATGAGCTTAGTGGTCAAGTTCCAAATGTGTTTGATAGGCTAACCAACTTGCAAACTCTCTCTCTTAGTGATAATAATTTTGAAGGAAAGTTGCCATCTTCATTGTTTACCTTAACGCAACTCTCTCAATTAGATTGTTCTTTTAATCAATTTGAGGGGTCACTACCCAAACAAGTAGCCTTTTCAAATCTCACTCAATTATTCCTAGAAGGCAACTTATTAAATGGCACGATTCCGTCATCAATTTTATCCCTTAAGTTTTTGAGAGGTTTGGATCTATCAGAAAATCAGTTCACAGGGCACATAAGTAGTGAGATCTCATCTTATTTCTTGGAATATCTGCACTTGTGCAACAATAAGCTCCAAGGAAATTTTCCAGAATCAATTTATCATCTTGTTAATCTGACTAGTTTGTGCTTGTCGTCAACCAGCTGGAGCAGTACTGTCCACTTTTCACTCTTCTCTAGGCTCCAAAATTTGGAGTATCTTTCTCTTTCAGGTTGCAATTCATTATTGCTAGAATCTGAAACAAGTATCAATCACACTTTTTTCAATTTGCGAGTATTACAGTTATTTTCTAACAATATTATTGGTTGGTCAAAGTTCTCAGGAAAATTTCCACAATTGGAATTTCTTGAATTGTCTAGTAATAAACTTGAAGGAAAGGTGCCCAAATGGATACATGATATACATTCATTAATTCATCTGAAACTCTCACACAACTCCTTCACATCAATAGGTCATCAATTCCCATGGTATCAATGTCAATACCTTGATCTTAGCTTCAACTTGATGGATGATGAcatttcttccttcttttgcaATGTAACTTCTCCAAATATTATCAACTTGTCCCACAACAAATTCACAGGAACATTCCCACAGTGCCTTGCCAATAGATCATCCCTTACGGATTTGGATCTACAAATGAACAAACTTCATGGCACTTTGCCAGATATTTTTAAGCCTGTTACACCTGAAACACTGAATCTCAATGGCAACCAATTCAGAGGTTTATTGCCAAAATCTTTGTCCAATTCCATGTATCTTGTGGATTTAGATCTCGGTAATAATCAATTTGAAGATACGTTTCCCAATTGGCTCCAGAATTTATCAAGTTTGGAAATACTGGTGTTACGAGCCAATAAGTTGTACGGTCCTATTGCCAATTTGAAATCTGAAAAGATATTTCCAAGTTTGATTATTTTTGACATATCATGCAATAACTTTAAAGGCTCGTTACCAAAAGCATACATACAAAATTTTCAAGCCATGAAGATTGTGGGGGATGAAATGCAAAGTAGGTTGGTAGATTACATTGAAACTGGTGGTGGTGGCAGCATAGTTGTGGACAACATTCTTCCAGAATATTATAATTCCGTAATTGCAACAGTGAAAGGAGCCAATACCCGTTTTGCCAAAATTCCAACAGCCTTTGTAAATATAGATTTGTCAGAGAACAAATTTGAAGGAGAGATTCCAGATGATTTTGGGGAGCTTCATGGACTCATAGGCCTCAACCTTTCTCATAACAGACTTGTTGGTCATATCCCCTACTCTTTGGGAAATTTGACAAATCTGGAATCGTTGGATCTCTCCTCAAATATGCTTACTGGGAATATTCCTACTGAATTGACAAATCTGAACTTTCTTGAAGTCTTGAATCTTTCCCAAAACCAGTTGGTGGGACCAATACCCAGAGGAAAACAGTTTGATACATTTTCAAACGATTCCTATAAGGGAAACATGGGGCTATGTGGATTGCCATTGTCAGTTCAATGCAACAACAATGTCCCCTTGCAACAATATCCACCTTCTGAGGCTGAAGACAAATTTGGGTTTGGTTGGAAACCAGTGGCAATAGGATATGCATGTGGAATGGTGCTTGGAATTGGCTTGGGATTCTGTGTTTTCTCAATTGGAAAGCCTCAATGGCTTGTGATCATGTTTGGAGGCAAAAGAATCAAAAGAAGGAGGCGTGGAAATCGGCGTGCAAGAACAACTtaa